From the genome of Ailuropoda melanoleuca isolate Jingjing chromosome 5, ASM200744v2, whole genome shotgun sequence:
TCAGACTAGGCTCCCTTGAGATATGTACCTGTGTGTTCTTTGCCGTCAAGTCACTTCTCCTCATTATCCCTCTGTTTGCAACTCTGTCGCCCCACTTCCCATGCTCAGGGTGGGTGCGGTCAGTGGACACACGGTCCCTGGTGGTGGCAATCTGAGAAACAAGACCACTTCTGCTGTCTGCGGCAGAAGACAACAGAGCAGGATCCCGGCCAGCCTCTGCCTTAAAGGAAATCTTTATTAGTTCTGTAGGGTTCAcagatgttcttttaaaaacccCAACTTTCTAGAGAAGCACAGTCCCCATGAGTAGCTTCAGCTTTGCATCATGAGTCTTGTAGTAAAAGAAAATCCAAGTGGTACAATTTGTTTACACTATGATACTTtctaaataaactctttttttaaaaaaaaagaagtctggtcttttcttaaatgttacagcaaaacatataaaatagacaataaattatagtttatatttacaaaaaagctGTAAGTGCAAACAGTTTTAGAtcataaatgtattatttaatcagTTTAGTATGAAATTGGCTTCCTAGTACATGATTGTgaaaaaaagacactttaaaaatattctacgATTTCATCTGAGTCTTCCTTTCTACAAGAGAAAACTGGGATTTGGGTTCATAAGGGCATGCCCATCCAGACCCTCTCCtggtggccggggtgggggggggggtccttccccattttgtttcctttgttggttCTAACCCCGCCACCTGGCATGCTGTCgaggaaaaggcaaagaaccATTTCACTGAAATAGGTGAAATATTAGAGCCGACATTCCTGGAGTTAATGTGCTTTTCCAAGAGCCATTCCGAAAGAGAAGAGGCGCAGCACCGGTTTCCCGTGGTACGCGGCCAGCGCGGGCTACCCACCGCACTCCTCGCCCCCTACGGCCTCCCCGCAACGCCCGCCCTGCCACTTCGGGTGCTAGCAAGGGGAACAGCTAATGGGGCAGGGACTGAGGTGTGGAAATGACACGGTCGGTTTGACCGAAATAAGTGTATTTGCACACCGACAAAACTCCAGCACAAACGCTCAGGGCAGGGGCGCAGAAAAAAGGCACTTCGCGCAGCCCCGGGGACGGCCCGGGCTGCTGACCCTGCGTCCACTGCCCTGCGCAGAGGCAGTCTGAGAAGAGAGGCCTTTCCCCCCAGTTCCAGTTATCTACATAGATCTACCTTGGACAGACACTACAGAACGGGCTGAGActtcagccaagaatactcttcTCCTTTAAGATGATTTTCCCTGTTGACTCACTAACACCACAAATAGCTTGATCTAAAGCTAAAACTAATTTTggtgggttctttttcttttggggggggacCCTTCAAAGGTATGTTTCTGTAGTTCCCAGACTTCATGCTGGGACATCCAAACCCCACTTCCTGCAGACCAGCAACTACCCACGTTATTTACTGTGTGAGCAAGTTCTTAACAAGGCCCTTTAAAATCTTCCTCGGGCAGTAAGGCGCCAACCAGCCCGGGGCAGCTTCAAAGCCTTGCCTCCCCTTTGCCGTGCTTctgaatgttttttgttttttaaggcagATGTCATCCGGGCACTCAAGGCGGTATTCGTGTCCCCAGCGACTGGTTTCGAGTTAGTGGCATCCACAAGCCCTGACAACCATATTCCTGTATTTTTTCAAGATGACATTGGAGTTGTCATCAAAGTAAAGAACTGAGATGGCGTTTAGTTTGGTTGGCGCGCAGCATGGTTTGGGGACGTACTCGGGATTCATAAGGTGAACCTGTTGCAAAACAGAAGGGGAAAGGCACCGTTAGAAGCCATACCTGGTCTCGGCTTACTCCTCCCTCTAAAGCGAAAGGGGTCCCTGGGAGCTCACCAGCGTCTGCACGATCGCGTGGTTGGTCGCGTTCATGTGCGCGTTGAGTGGGAAGGAGCACTCTCCATCACAGTAGTTGGCGGCGTAGCCCTTGGGTGCGATGATCCAGTCCTTAGGTGAAAGCAAAAGGGCGCCACATGTGGTCAGCATGCATGCCTTACGTCATCCGCGCTCTCAGGAACCCTGTGGGAAGGTCCTCCTCACAGAGGACAGCAGGGCAGACCAGCCGAGGGAGGCCAAGTTCACGTTCCAGTGGCAAAGCTAGGGTGTGAGCCTAGTTCGTCTGGCTCCACAGCGCTCTCCCCCTTCACAGGCCCACAAAGCCTTTAGCTGCTACCCACCCACTAGGTCTGGAAGCACAGGGGGTTGGCTTTATGCACCCGGGCCCAAAGGAGCCTCGAGGAGCCCTGTCATCATAACGCCATCCGCATACAGAAACTGCATTTCCTATCACTTGTCACCTAGATTTTGCTTCTCATAAACGAGTGGTGGCTCTCGGGTGTGGGGCTAACCATTTGTGCTCTTCTGGATAATTGGGGGGGGGNNNNNNNNNNNNNNNNNNNNNNNNNNNNNNNNNNNNNNNNNNNNNNNNNNNNNNNNNNNNNNNNNNNNNNNNNNNNNNNNNNNNNNNNNNNNNNNNNNNNNNNNNNNNNNNNNNNNNNNNNNNNNNNNNNNNNNNNNNNNNNNNNNNNNNNNNNNNNNNNNNNNNNNNNNNNNNNNNNNNNNNNNNNNNNNNNNNNNNNNNNNNNNNNNNNNNNNNNNNNNNNNNNNNNNNNNNNNNNNNNNNNNNNNNNNNNNNNNNNNNNNNNNNNNNNNNNNNNNNNNNNNNNNNNNNNNNNNNNNNNNNNNNNNNNNNNNNNNNNNNNNNNNNNNNNNNNNNNNNNNNNNNNNNNNNNNNNNNNNNNNNNNNNNNNNNNNNNNNNNNNNNNNNNNNNNNNNNNNNNNNNNNNNNNNNNNNNNNNNNNNNNNNNNNNNNNNNNNNNNNNNNNNNNNNNNNNNNNNNNNNNNNNNNNNNNNNNNNNNNNNNNNNNNNNNNNNNNNNNNNNNNNNNNNNNNNNNNNNNNNNNNNNNNNNNNNNNNNNNNNNNNNNNNNNNNNNNNNNNNNNNNNNNNNNNNNNNNNNNNNNNNNNNNNNNNNNNNNNNNNNNNNNNNNNNNNNNNNNNNNNNNNNNNNNNNNNNNNNNNNNNNNNNNNNNNNNNNNNNNNNNNNNNNNNNNNNNNNNNNNNNNNNNNNNNNNNNNNNNNNNNNNNNNNNNNNNNNNNNNNNNNNNNNNNNNNNNNNNNNNNNNNNNNNNNNNNNNNNNNNNNNNNNNNNNNNNNNNNNNNNNNNNNNNNNNNNNNNNNNNNNNNNNNNNNNNNNNNNNNNNNNNNNNNNNNNNNNNNNNNNNNNNNNNNNNNNNNNNNNNNNNNNNNNNNNNNNNNNNNNNNNNNNNNNNNNNNNNNNNNNNNNNNNNNNNNNNNNNNNNNNNNNNNNNNNNNNNNNNNNNNNNNNNNNNNNNNNNNNNNNNNNNNNNNNNNNNNNNNNNNNNNNNNNNNNNNNNNNNNNNNNNNNNNNNNNNNNNNNNNNNNNNNNNNNNNNNNNNNNNNNNNNNNNNNNNNNNNNNNNNNNNNNNNNNNNNNNNNNNNNNNNNNNNNNNNNNNNNNNNNNNNNNNNNNNNNNNNNNNNNNNNNNNNNNNNNNNNNNNNNNNNNNNNNNNNNNNNNNNNNNNNNNNNNNNNNNNNNNNNNNNNNNNNNNNNNNNNNNNNNNNNNNNNNNNNNNNNNNNNNNNNNNNNNNNNNNNNNNNNNNNNNNNNNNNNNNNNNNNNNNNNNNNNNNNNNNNNNNNNNNNNNNNNNNNNNNNNNNNNNNNNNNNNNNNNNNNNNNNNNNNNNNNNNNNNNNNNNNNNNNNNNNNNNNNNNNNNNNNNNNNNNNNNNNNNNNNNNNNNNNNNNNNNNNNNNNNNNNNNNNNNNNNNNNNNNNNNNNNNNNNNNNNNNNNNNNNNNNNNNNNNNNNNNNNNNNNNNNNNNNNNNNNNNNNNNNNNNNNNNNNNNNNNNNNNNNNNNNNNNNNNNNNNNNNNNNNNNNNNNNNNNNNNNNNNN
Proteins encoded in this window:
- the BMP6 gene encoding bone morphogenetic protein 6: MLTTCGALLLSPKDWIIAPKGYAANYCDGECSFPLNAHMNATNHAIVQTLVHLMNPEYVPKPCCAPTKLNAISVLYFDDNSNVILKKYRNMVVRACGCH